A window of Ignavibacteriota bacterium contains these coding sequences:
- the rdgB gene encoding RdgB/HAM1 family non-canonical purine NTP pyrophosphatase: MDSLVIATRNRHKTREIAALLAHLPVRVRDLSEFPDAPEVEEDGETLEANALKKARSAHAHTGLPALADDTGLEVFYLLGAPGVYSARYAGEQATYDDNNRKLLDAMKQVPARKRDARFRCVVAFVYKGEARTFEGAIDGHIGIERRGTNGFGYDPVFYPAGDTLSYAEMSDAEKNAISHRARAVSAFARYLEDVNGK; encoded by the coding sequence ATCGATTCGCTCGTCATCGCCACCCGCAACCGACACAAGACCCGCGAAATCGCGGCGCTGCTCGCGCATCTGCCCGTGCGTGTGCGCGACCTCAGCGAATTTCCCGACGCACCCGAAGTGGAGGAGGACGGGGAGACGCTCGAGGCGAACGCGCTCAAGAAGGCGCGTTCGGCCCATGCCCATACCGGACTCCCGGCCCTCGCGGATGATACGGGACTCGAGGTCTTCTACCTGCTCGGCGCACCCGGCGTGTACTCCGCCCGCTACGCGGGGGAACAGGCCACCTATGACGACAACAACCGGAAACTGCTCGACGCCATGAAGCAGGTGCCCGCGCGCAAACGCGACGCGCGCTTCCGTTGTGTTGTCGCCTTCGTGTATAAAGGCGAGGCCCGGACCTTCGAGGGCGCGATCGACGGCCATATAGGCATCGAGCGCCGCGGCACAAACGGCTTCGGCTACGATCCGGTGTTTTATCCCGCGGGCGACACCCTCAGCTATGCCGAAATGAGCGACGCGGAAAAAAATGCGATCAGCCATCGCGCGCGCGCCGTGTCGGCCTTCGCGCGGTATCTCGAGGACGTAAACGGAAAATAA